The Leptospira bandrabouensis genomic sequence TATATGAAACCAATTAGTTAATGGCAATACAATTGTGGATTTAAATTTGAGATAGATTTATCCACCTTTTCTATGTTTATGGGAGAGGTTTTCCTTTTCTGAGTTCCATTGTTCAGCGGATTTTAAAATTTCTTCTGCGAGTAGCGCAAGGCCCGGTCCTGATTTTTTGCGATAACAGAGGTAAAACTTTCTTTCTACATTCCAGTCTTCGAATTTAATTTTTCTTAGTTTGGAATTAATAGAATACTCGGATAAAAAACCGATTCCAAGTCCCGCTTCCAACGATTTGATCACGGATTCTACACTTCTAAGCTCCATCGCAATATTCGGACCAAATTCTTTTGTAAATGTTTTGATCTTTTTCTCCACAGCCTTTCTAAGAGCAGAACCTGGATGGAAAAAAACAAAGGATTGTCTTTTTAGGTCTTCGATTCGAATTTTCTTTTTTAGAAAAATGGGATGATCTTTTGCTGCAACAGGATAGATTTTATCGGATAAAAAATCCAAAACATTCAGACTGGGTTCTGCAATGGGTCCTGTCAAAATTCCGAGATCTACCTCTCCCTTTAATACTGCATCCTTAGTTTCGGATGCATCTCCTTCTCTGACTGAAAGCGAAAGTCCTTCTCTCTTCTTTAGAATTTTTTTTAAAATTTGAGGTAAGATCCAAGCGGAAACGGTTCCACCCGCAGAAATAGAAAAGTTTCCCTTCAGTTCATTTTCTTTAGAGAAGCCGTTTTGTATTTCTTCCCATAACTCTTTCATTCGAATTGAATATTGATAGAACCTTTCACCTTCGTGTGTTAGTCGAACAGACCTTCCTCCTCTTTCTAAAAGTGTGACACCTAATTCCTTTTCCAAAAGAAAAATTTGTTTAGAGAGTGCGGGTTGAGTTAATCTCAATCGTGTTGCTGCTTTTTGGAATGTGCCTGAATTTGAGATTTCTAGAAAGTAAATGACCTGTCTGAATTCCATAAATACTTATAACTTTTAGTTATATATTTTATAAAACCAATTTATTTGCATTATAGTAATAAATTTGATAAGGTATTTACCAAGAGGGAAATATGGGACAAACTCTATACGACAAAATTTGGGAAAGCCACCGGATCTTTGAAAATTCAGATTCGGAAACGGTTTTATATGTGGATCGCCATATCTTACATGAAGTGACTTCGGCCCAAGCATTCGAAGGATTGAGAACTAAAAACAGAAATGTAAGAAGGAAGGATCTTACTTTTGGAGTTGTGGATCATAATGTTTCCACAAGAGATCGTAAAAACAGAGATGCCGCAGGACCTGTCTCTAGATTGCAGATCGATACAATGGAGAAAAATTGCAAAGATTTTGGTATCCATTTGTTTGGCCCTGAAGATCCCGAACAAGGGATTGTACATGTAGTGGGTCCTGAGTTAGGATTTACGATTCCTGGTTCTGTGATTGTATGTGGA encodes the following:
- a CDS encoding LysR family transcriptional regulator gives rise to the protein MEFRQVIYFLEISNSGTFQKAATRLRLTQPALSKQIFLLEKELGVTLLERGGRSVRLTHEGERFYQYSIRMKELWEEIQNGFSKENELKGNFSISAGGTVSAWILPQILKKILKKREGLSLSVREGDASETKDAVLKGEVDLGILTGPIAEPSLNVLDFLSDKIYPVAAKDHPIFLKKKIRIEDLKRQSFVFFHPGSALRKAVEKKIKTFTKEFGPNIAMELRSVESVIKSLEAGLGIGFLSEYSINSKLRKIKFEDWNVERKFYLCYRKKSGPGLALLAEEILKSAEQWNSEKENLSHKHRKGG